A stretch of the Fusarium musae strain F31 chromosome 2, whole genome shotgun sequence genome encodes the following:
- the DPH2 gene encoding Diphthamide biosynthesis protein 2 (EggNog:ENOG41~BUSCO:EOG09262SI7), producing the protein MASDLSAPPVLSTPDDHILEVPAADSIPKSTLSDDALRETYEVVRTADEIRTGGWRRIGLQFPDFMLVDAPRVVEALSKELSAHDAQEEGKAERRIYILADSSYSACCVDEIAAEHVSAEVVVHYGRTCLSPTSHLPAIYVYTTHDLDYKVAMEEIKKEFSDKTVKLVVMADLTYQNHVDKVVSLLKDEGYTDVVSTAVTRDPAALIPNRKILSDEAYDDQHWKAYSIIHISDPPSALLLALYSRFASLHVLATPSSTLENPTIRTAGLLRRRFAKVLSLASAGVIGILVNTLSVANYLSSINTLRDKIARADKKSYTIVVGKLNPAKLANFAEIEGWVVVGCWESGLVEDDAGYWRPVITPFELEVALMSEDERVWGGEWWGGIEKLGLNDKPQDAVNESKDTVLPEEDQFDDVAGGVEGEESAPPEFDMRTGKLISSGRPMRLPIRKGPSAANATEAINDGAAGAAKQNDALIKRSVGELASINGVASPGAEFLRSGRTWQGLGTDFDNEASTLVEQGRSGVARGYQVGESDKH; encoded by the coding sequence ATGGCGTCCGATCTCTCGGCCCCTCCCGTCCTCTCGACTCCCGACGACCACATCCTCGAAGTTCCCGCCGCCGACTCCATCCCCAAATCCACACTCTCCGACGATGCCCTCCGCGAAACGTACGAGGTTGTTCGCACAGCAGATGAGATCCGCACTGGAGGATGGAGGCGTATCGGCTTACAGTTTCCGGACTTTATGCTGGTAGACGCTCCTCGTGTTGTAGAGGCTCTATCGAAGGAACTCAGCGCACACGATGCGCAGGAAGAGGGCAAGGCTGAGAGGAGGATATACATTCTTGCGGATAGCAGTTACAGCGCCTGCTGTGTTGACGAGATAGCTGCAGAGCATGTTTCAGCAGAGGTGGTAGTCCATTACGGTCGAACGTGTCTCAGCCCCACGAGTCATCTTCCTGCGATATACGTTTACACTACACATGACCTTGATTACAAGGTGGCAATGGAGGAAATCAAGAAGGAGTTCAGCGACAAGACTGTGAAGCTGGTTGTAATGGCCGATCTGACATATCAAAATCACGTTGACAAAGTGGTTTCCCTCCTCAAAGACGAAGGCTATACCGATGTGGTTTCCACAGCAGTCACACGCGACCCCGCTGCCTTGATACCCAATCGCAAGATCCTCTCCGACGAAGCTTATGACGACCAACATTGGAAGGCCTACTCGATCATCCACATCTCCGACCCGCCCTCTGCACTTCTCCTCGCTCTATACTCACGATTTGCCTCATTACACGTTCTCGCgacgccatcttcaacgctcGAGAACCCCACCATCCGTACAGCAGGTCTCCTTCGACGTCGATTTGCGAAGGTGCTGTCGCTCGCTTCTGCTGGTGTCATCGGTATTCTTGTAAACACACTATCAGTCGCAAACTACCTCAGCTCAATCAATACTCTGCGCGACAAGATCGCTCGTGCGGACAAGAAGAGTTACACCATTGTCGTGGGAAAGCTCAACCCCGCGAAGCTGGCAAATTTTGCCGAGATTGAGGGTTGGGTTGTGGTCGGATGCTGGGAGAGCGGCTTGgtcgaagatgatgctggaTACTGGAGGCCAGTCATCACACCGTTCGAGCTTGAGGTGGCCCTCATGAGCGAGGATGAACGGGTCTGGGGCGGCGAGTGGTGGGGTGGtatcgagaagcttggactCAACGACAAGCCTCAAGATGCGGTCAACGAGTCCAAGGATACTGTCTTGCCAGAAGAGGATCAGTTTGACGATGTCGCTGGAGgtgttgaaggagaagagtctGCTCCCCCAGAGTTTGACATGCGTACCGGTaagctcatctcatcaggTCGACCTATGAGACTTCCAATTCGCAAAGGCCCCTCTGCCGCCAACGCCACAGAGGCGATTAACGACGGTGCCGCCGGTGCAGCTAAGCAGAATGATGCTCTTATCAAGCGCAGTGTTGGAGAATTGGCCAGCATCAACGGTGTCGCGAGTCCTGGAGCAGAGTTCCTTCGCTCTGGTCGCACATGGCAAGGATTGGGCACCGATTTCGACAATGAAGCTAGCACATTAGTCGAGCAGGGTCGAAGTGGTGTTGCTCGAGGCTATCAAGTTGGAGAATCGGACAAACATTAA
- a CDS encoding hypothetical protein (EggNog:ENOG41), translating into MFFAMFFVFFRILQILTLIPCMGMLAWFVDGFVKQNALTPDSILILFIVSVLALAWAIFTLFSYHRSSTNAHFVAFVDALFFGAFIAAVYYLRYVRNTDCVSIRRGDDWDLSAGDVRVIGPSYDLVNNKPCSMLKACWAFGIMNVIFFAITSVVAFMHGGHMSAYDRHHSSRRSYHSSRHSHRSRSRSGSRYSSRSRPHSRRVYV; encoded by the exons ATGTTTTTCGCAAtgttcttcgtcttctttcgGATCCTTCAGATCCTCACTCTG ATCCCCTGCATGGGTATGCTTGCCTGGTTCGTCGATGGATTCGTCAAGCAAAACGCCTTGACTCCCGATTcaatcctcatcctctttaTTGTCTCGGTTCTCGCGCTTGCTTGGGCTATCTTCACCCTCTTCAGCTACCACCGCTCCTCGACAAACGCTCACTTTGTCGCCTTCGTTGATGCCCTCTTCTTCGGTGCCTTCATCGCCGCCGTTTACTACCTCCGCTACGTACGTAACACCGACTGTGTTAGCATTCGACGTGGCGACGACTGGGACCTCTCCGCTGGCGATGTCAGGGTCATCGGCCCCAGCTATGACCTCGTCAATAACAAGCCATGCTCTATGCTCAAGGCCTGCTGGGCATTCGGCATTATGAAcgtcatcttctttgccATCACCTCTGTTGTTGCTTTCATGCACGGCGGACACATGAGCGCCTATGACCGCCACCACTCTTCTCGCCGTTCTTACCACTCCAGCCGTCACAGCCACCGAAGCCGCTCCCGCTCTGGCTCTCGCTACAGCAGCCGTAGCCGCCCTCACTCTCGACGTGTCTACGTTTAG
- a CDS encoding hypothetical protein (EggNog:ENOG41): protein MSPDWNRDAYTSSQYAEEWVHNKPRRATVPDEYGTIEKSGLRTMLDKQSDDIRKTIAKTFTFRKKEKEEEPIDQDSNGSRPSVETLQPTVMPSPSPNESSGWDSQSVARTDTTLTSTSSYATSQNQMPLTPTSQLSFGLPPMGPPPTAKLPPIPQVPTAPPPPQIRRWCGGGRPITKWNKLRKDPELWDPNGDVLIYLGKKGQSLPSMRVSSHIIEAINSRYLISLLDEGLIDGYTHSPPSPHTESYGRKLGQEFRNSPLTPPASGRTSIGDMGGQVLYEMHFPPPQNMKTIDQLRHQLTTRNFFAMLLNASMVGLSLHEALSDLHVRLDSYMPPNNDNVGQLVRYLYNRDLDDVRNNPALAVSLLIWSEEPDVRWEEGWRECFTHCVGMFDLVQKYKDFKQINTNTRKLMEMASHEMQYRVQAAEERLAGFRYQDIWAFTPHTGSEMRAIERLKDMLLRHFEQEYGSWPPSLSDSRSSRSAGSSRPETWLTRTLAMKLQKDFGELYDCMVDRDIVWGSLDIQFGSRLMMMSKSKRRAIDADTREMHLTDMLIDFDNKHRFPHIPHPFPLLPESTSAAGSFRRGITKTPGDQMSALEERIRLAYTENTGFDEPEIKLADAFERHEKTDDIGDMDPATARRSRWILIYGILQSLASVSVDDEKVQYNDKVDYHLCPRLEGAKIPPWKRGTSEGVGQGAHERSYCWVAETERVTESVEYGDDVDMSLINDFPIQLNSPGAAEDRNTASGGSLGTGFVSPRVRERMRRNRENESPVTTDYGYTNT from the coding sequence ATGTCGCCAGATTGGAATCGGGATGCGTATACGAGCAGTCAATATGCCGAGGAATGGGTTCACAACAAACCCAGGAGAGCGACAGTGCCAGACGAGTATGGAACTATTGAGAAGAGTGGACTACGAACGATGCTCGACAAGCAAAGTGACGATATACGAAAGACGATAGCGAAGACATTCACATTcagaaagaaggaaaaggaagaggaacCGATCGATCAAGACAGCAATGGAAGCCGACCAAGCGTGGAAACACTGCAACCGACCGTCATGCCGAGTCCCAGTCCCAACGAGAGCAGCGGCTGGGACTCGCAATCTGTGGCTCGGACAGACACGACTTTGACTTCGACATCGTCTTATGCAACTTCACAAAACCAAATGCCATTGACGCCAACATCACAACTCTCATTTGGTCTACCTCCCATGGGACCACCACCAACCGCCAAGCTGCCTCCGATTCCACAGGTACCTActgcaccaccaccaccacagaTCAGGCGCTGgtgtggaggaggaagacctATCACCAAGTGGAACAAGCTTCGAAAGGATCCAGAGCTTTGGGATCCCAATGGAGATGTCCTGATCTACCTTGGAAAGAAAGGCCAGAGCTTGCCGTCAATGCGTGTTTCTTCTCATATTATTGAGGCGATCAACAGTCGatatctcatctctcttctGGATGAGGGTTTGATTGATGGATATACGCATTCTCCGCCTTCGCCACACACTGAATCCTACGGAAGGAAACTTGGTCAAGAATTCCGGAATTCACCACTAACACCGCCTGCATCTGGACGCACCAGCATTGGGGATATGGGAGGACAAGTTCTCTATGAGATGCATTTCCCGCCTCCGCAGAACATGAAGACCATCGATCAACTTCGTCATCAGCTCACAACGCGCAACTTCTTTGCCATGCTGCTCAACGCCTCGATGGTGGGCCTGTCATTACACGAAGCTCTATCTGATCTTCACGTTAGACTGGATAGCTACATGCCCCCGAACAACGACAACGTCGGCCAATTAGTGAGGTATCTCTATAACCGAGATCTCGACGACGTACGAAATAATCCAGCTCTGGCCGTGTCACTCCTCATCTGGTCAGAAGAACCAGATGTGCGGTGGGAGGAAGGATGGAGGGAGTGCTTCACGCACTGCGTGGGCATGTTTGATCTTGTGCAGAAGTACAAGGACTTCAAACAGATAAACACAAACACGAGAAAGCTTATGGAGATGGCGAGTCACGAGATGCAGTATCGCGTTCAGGCTGCAGAGGAACGGTTGGCTGGCTTCAGGTATCAAGACATTTGGGCCTTCACCCCTCACACGGGATCGGAGATGAGGGCGAttgagaggttgaaggaCATGTTGCTGCGGCATTTTGAACAAGAATATGGGTCATGGCCACCATCACTGTCTGATAGTCGATCTAGCCGATCTGCCGGCTCGTCAAGACCTGAAACCTGGTTGACTCGAACGTTGGCTATGAAGCTTCAAAAGGACTTTGGGGAGCTGTACGATTGCATGGTCGACAGAGATATCGTCTGGGGTTCGTTGGATATACAGTTTGGAAgcagattgatgatgatgtcaaaGAGCAAGAGGAGGGCCATTGATGCAGACACGAGGGAGATGCACTTGACGGATATGCTTATTGACTTTGACAACAAGCATCGATTCCCTCATATTCCTCATCCGTTTCCTTTACTGCCAGAATCGACCTCGGCTGCTGGTTCATTCCGAAGAGGCATCACAAAGACCCCAGGTGACCAAATGAGCGCGCTGGAGGAAAGGATCCGACTTGCTTACACTGAAAATACTGGATTTGATGAACCGGAGATCAAACTCGCAGATGCTTTTGAGCGCCATGAGAAGACCGATGACATTGGAGACATGGATCCAGCTACCGCGAGACGTAGTCGCTGGATTCTGATCTACGGAATCCTTCAATCACTAGCCTCTGTGTCAGTTGACGACGAGAAGGTGCAGTACAACGACAAGGTCGATTATCACTTATGCCCGAGACTGGAGGGAGCAAAGATACCGCCATGGAAACGAGGAACAAGCGAAGGCGTTGGTCAAGGAGCGCACGAGAGATCGTACTGCTGGGTCGCAGAGACAGAACGAGTCACCGAGAGCGTCGAGTATGGAGACGACGTTGACATGAGCCTGATTAATGATTTCCCGATTCAGCTAAACTCGCCCGGCGCCGCGGAGGACCGAAACACGGCGTCGGGTGGGTCTCTCGGCACGGGCTTCGTCAGCCCAAGAGTTCGAGAGAGGATGCGGAGGAACCGTGAGAACGAGAGTCCTGTAACGACGGACTATGGATACACGAACACTTAA